One part of the Symphalangus syndactylus isolate Jambi chromosome 1, NHGRI_mSymSyn1-v2.1_pri, whole genome shotgun sequence genome encodes these proteins:
- the LOC129482951 gene encoding pepsin A-5-like, which yields MKWLLLLGLVALSECIMYKVPLIRKKSLRRTLSEHGLLKDFLKKHNLNPARKYFPQLEAPTLVDEQPLENYLDVEYFGTIGIGTPAQDFTVIFDTGSSNLWVPSVYCSSLACTNHNLFNPEDSSTYQSTSETVSIAYGTGSMTGILGYDTVQVGGISDTNQIFGLSETEPGSFLYYAPFDGILGLAYPSISSSGATPVFDNIWDQGLVSQDLFSVYLSADDQSGSVVIFGGIDSSYYSGSLNWVPVTVEGYWQITVDSITMNGETIACAEGCQAIVDTGTSLLTGPTSPIANIQSDIGASENSDGDMVVSCSAISSLPDIVFTINGVQYPLPSSAYILQSEGSCISGFQGMDVPTESGELWILGDVFIRQYFTVFDRANNQVGLAPVA from the exons ATgaagtggctgctgctgctgggtcTGGTGGCGCTCTCTGAGTGCATCATGTACAA GGTCCCCCTAATCAGAAAGAAGTCCTTGAGGCGCACCCTGTCCGAGCATGGCCTGCTGAAGGACTTCCTGAAGAAGCACAACCTCAACCCAGCCAGAAAGTACTTCCCCCAGTTGGAGGCTCCCACCCTGGTAGATGAACAGCCCCTGGAGAACTACCTGGAT GTGGAGTACTTCGGCACTATCGGCATCGGAACTCCTGCCCAGGATTTCACCGTCATCTTTGACACCGGCTCCTCCAATCTCTGGGTGCCCTCAGTCTACTGCTCCAGTCTGGCCTGCA CCAACCACAACCTCTTCAACCCTGAGGATTCTTCCACCTATCAGTCCACCAGCGAGACAGTCTCCATCGCCTACGGCACCGGCAGCATGACAGGCATCCTCGGATATGACACTGTCCAG GTTGGAGGCATCTCTGACACCAATCAGATCTTCGGCCTGAGCGAGACGGAACCTGGCTCCTTCCTGTATTATGCTCCCTTCGACGGCATCCTGGGGCTGGCCTACCCCAGCATTTCCTCCTCTGGGGCCACACCCGTCTTTGACAACATCTGGGACCAGGGCCTGGTTTCTCAGGACCTCTTCTCTGTCTACCTGAGCGC AGATGACCAGAGTGGCAGCGTGGTGATATTTGGTGGCATTGACTCTTCTTACTACTCTGGAAGTCTGAACTGGGTGCCTGTTACTGTCGAGGGTTACTGGCAGATCACCGTGGACAG CATCACCATGAACGGAGAGACCATCGCCTGCGCTGAGGGCTGCCAGGCCATTGTTGACACCGGCACCTCTCTGCTGACCGGCCCCACCAGCCCCATTGCCAACATCCAGAGCGACATCGGAGCCAGCGAGAACTCAGATGGTGAC ATGGTGGTCAGCTGCTCAGCCATCAGCAGCCTGCCCGACATCGTCTTCACCATCAACGGAGTCCAGTACCCCCTGCCATCCAGTGCCTACATCCTGCAG AGCGAGGGGAGCTGCATCAGTGGCTTCCAGGGCATGGACGTCCCCACCGAATCTGGAGAGCTTTGGATCCTGGGTGATGTCTTCATCCGCCAGTACTTCACTGTCTTCGACAGGGCAAACAACCAGGTCGGCCTGGCTCCCGTGGCTTAA